One region of Syntrophobacter fumaroxidans MPOB genomic DNA includes:
- a CDS encoding transporter substrate-binding domain-containing protein yields MKPMRYRLMRGWIPAVAVAVAVCLVPVLRGGARGAQDEKDYAVAVFVSGLPFCGRATDGEYFGFEVELWREIAQRVGIKYHLEETSRFPAALQALSEGKADFALATVTMTGKRAHSMQFLYPYYVSGQGILVNVKTARPLAVFAGVLWSSAILHAVVLLVVLNILYGHILWIVERKKNPLVSERYIPGVLEAMWCAFAIKTTIGFGDLVPRIWLARLIAVPIWLTGIFVVSVISAQMVGEYVAHRFDIGSVANYYDLARKKVTVVEGTTGYDSVKELGPKKIVQVENPVDGYLKLLENEVDAAVFDYPFLVHAAQVMRAEGKKVRVVGQAFTEELIAIPVSLQLAARDPALIARINRTILELRDEGFIDSLRLRYIESLDAG; encoded by the coding sequence ATGAAACCGATGCGGTACCGGCTGATGCGGGGGTGGATTCCGGCGGTGGCGGTGGCGGTGGCGGTATGCCTTGTCCCGGTTTTGCGGGGGGGTGCGCGTGGCGCACAGGACGAGAAGGACTATGCCGTCGCCGTCTTCGTGAGCGGATTGCCCTTCTGTGGCAGGGCGACCGACGGCGAGTACTTCGGGTTTGAGGTGGAACTGTGGAGGGAAATCGCCCAGCGGGTGGGGATCAAGTATCACCTGGAGGAAACGAGTCGCTTCCCGGCAGCCCTGCAGGCGCTGTCCGAAGGGAAGGCGGACTTCGCCCTCGCCACGGTCACCATGACGGGCAAGCGCGCGCATTCCATGCAATTTCTCTATCCCTACTACGTTTCCGGGCAGGGGATCCTGGTCAATGTCAAAACGGCCCGCCCCCTCGCGGTGTTCGCCGGAGTCCTGTGGTCCTCCGCGATCTTGCATGCAGTGGTCCTGCTCGTTGTCCTCAACATCCTCTACGGGCACATCCTGTGGATCGTCGAACGCAAGAAGAATCCACTGGTGAGCGAGCGTTACATTCCGGGAGTGCTCGAAGCCATGTGGTGCGCTTTTGCCATCAAAACGACCATCGGTTTCGGCGATCTTGTCCCGCGGATTTGGCTGGCGCGGCTGATCGCCGTCCCGATCTGGCTCACCGGCATTTTCGTTGTGTCGGTAATCAGCGCTCAAATGGTCGGGGAGTATGTCGCGCACAGGTTCGACATCGGTTCCGTCGCCAATTACTACGATCTTGCCAGGAAGAAGGTGACGGTGGTTGAAGGGACGACCGGCTATGATTCCGTCAAGGAACTGGGACCAAAGAAGATCGTGCAGGTGGAAAACCCGGTCGATGGGTACTTGAAACTCCTCGAAAATGAGGTGGATGCGGCGGTGTTCGACTATCCTTTCCTCGTGCACGCCGCTCAAGTCATGCGCGCCGAAGGCAAGAAGGTGAGAGTGGTGGGGCAAGCCTTCACCGAGGAATTGATCGCGATTCCCGTGAGCCTACAGCTCGCCG
- a CDS encoding 1-acyl-sn-glycerol-3-phosphate acyltransferase, producing the protein MSPATVNVLGTRFALPRFDLVRVHTFFLQTVCRLLAFTVFRLKIVGRENIPSRGPAVLVCNHVSYVDWLILTAAFRPVIRFIMHHSFFHVPLLRRIFKDAKVIPIASGLESPALLEASFERIAGELEKGEIVCVFPEGRLTRTGNTISFRPGVERIVRTTPVPVIPLCLNGLWGSYFSRKYGKPMSTKPFRRSWARTLLVVGKPVPPGEVTAPGLRRIVDSMKVD; encoded by the coding sequence ATGAGCCCTGCAACCGTCAACGTCTTGGGAACGAGGTTTGCCTTGCCGCGTTTCGACCTTGTCCGCGTTCATACGTTCTTTCTTCAGACCGTCTGCCGGCTCCTCGCCTTCACCGTGTTCCGGCTGAAGATCGTCGGCCGGGAGAACATCCCTTCGCGCGGTCCCGCGGTTCTGGTCTGCAACCATGTCAGCTACGTGGACTGGCTGATTCTCACAGCGGCCTTCCGGCCCGTGATCCGGTTCATCATGCACCACAGCTTCTTCCACGTGCCGTTGCTGCGCCGCATTTTCAAGGACGCAAAGGTCATTCCCATCGCGAGCGGCCTGGAGAGTCCCGCACTCCTCGAGGCTTCTTTCGAACGCATCGCAGGTGAGCTTGAAAAAGGCGAGATCGTGTGCGTGTTTCCCGAGGGAAGGCTGACCCGGACGGGGAACACCATCTCTTTCCGGCCGGGCGTCGAGCGGATCGTTCGCACCACGCCGGTCCCCGTGATCCCCTTGTGCTTGAACGGCTTGTGGGGGAGCTACTTCAGCCGCAAATACGGGAAGCCGATGAGCACCAAGCCCTTCCGCCGATCTTGGGCAAGAACCCTGCTTGTGGTCGGAAAACCCGTTCCCCCCGGGGAAGTCACCGCGCCCGGGCTGCGCCGAATCGTGGACAGCATGAAGGTGGATTGA
- a CDS encoding ferritin, giving the protein MLSDKMEKALNEQLNAELYSSYLYLSMASHFKKIGLPGFARWMEVQSLEELTHAMKFFDYVGDRGQQAILAPVPGPPSTWVSPLAAFENAFQHEVKVSGLINALVNLAMEQKDHATNNFLQWFVAEQVEEEASTDAIVQKLKLIRDSHGGLFMLDRELGQRTFTVPPGTTVLGGKAQ; this is encoded by the coding sequence ATGTTGAGCGACAAAATGGAAAAGGCGCTGAACGAGCAGTTGAATGCGGAACTCTATTCCTCATACCTTTACCTGTCCATGGCTTCCCACTTCAAGAAGATCGGCCTGCCCGGGTTCGCGCGGTGGATGGAAGTCCAGTCCCTCGAAGAGTTGACCCACGCCATGAAGTTTTTCGACTATGTCGGTGACCGTGGCCAGCAGGCGATCCTGGCGCCCGTGCCGGGGCCGCCCTCGACCTGGGTGTCGCCGCTCGCCGCGTTCGAAAACGCCTTCCAGCATGAAGTGAAGGTATCGGGGCTCATCAACGCCCTGGTCAACCTCGCCATGGAGCAGAAGGATCACGCCACCAACAATTTCCTGCAATGGTTCGTGGCGGAACAGGTCGAGGAGGAAGCGAGCACCGATGCCATTGTTCAGAAGCTGAAGCTCATCCGGGACAGTCACGGGGGTCTCTTCATGCTGGACCGGGAGTTGGGGCAACGGACTTTCACGGTTCCGCCGGGGACAACCGTCCTCGGGGGCAAGGCTCAATAG
- the acs gene encoding acetate--CoA ligase alpha subunit has translation MDKLDAIFAPKSVAVIGASTKPGKVGHDIFVNILKGNYQGTLYPVNPTAKSIQCVRAYPAISDIPDPVDLGIIILPPPEALKAVMESARVGIKGIVIVSAGFKEVGGEGRKIEEQITAICREAGMRLVGPNCLGVINPHPAVRLNASFSARMPAFGEISFISQSGALCTAVLDFAADRDFGFSKFISIGNKADVDELDLLRYFHKDKETEVIMIYLEELRRGADFIQEVREMTSGERPTPILVIKSGRTSAGAAAAASHTGSLAGSEGIYEAIFQQSGIIRAESIEELFNFAEAFSGRKIPNGKRVAIITNAGGPGIVATDMTVTSGLKLARLSEETIETLASHLPATANVHNPVDVIGDASQDRYENALGAVIRDANVDGALVILTPQSMTNALGTAEAIVKIAKRSQKPILCCFMGIIDVSAGVKHLQENGIPVFRFPEHAAQAFAALYRYSKWTGRQHLAQFAFQHDVERAAEIIRTNLSRGRTYLADADGNEILRCYGFPTLPTFTAKSREEALDYAESMGGPVAMKIISPQIVHKTDAGGVMIGVKGREAVIKAYDTIIENATGFDPNAVIEGVLVQRMAEKGEEVILGMSRFPGYGPLLMFGLGGVLVEVFKDVAFRLAPIGRNEARRLVKGIKGRVILKGYRGRPPCDTGSIERCLVSLSDLSMNHPEIKEMDINPFIVYEKGKGAVAADCRIILEPPAAEKAAR, from the coding sequence ATGGATAAGCTCGATGCGATTTTTGCCCCAAAGTCGGTTGCCGTTATCGGAGCTTCGACGAAACCCGGGAAAGTCGGTCATGACATTTTCGTGAACATTCTCAAGGGGAACTACCAGGGAACGCTCTATCCCGTCAATCCAACGGCCAAGTCCATCCAGTGCGTGCGTGCCTATCCCGCGATTTCCGACATTCCGGATCCCGTGGACCTCGGAATCATCATTCTCCCTCCGCCGGAGGCCCTGAAGGCGGTGATGGAATCCGCGCGGGTGGGAATCAAAGGAATCGTGATCGTGTCGGCGGGTTTCAAGGAGGTCGGCGGGGAAGGACGGAAGATCGAGGAGCAGATCACCGCGATCTGCCGCGAGGCCGGGATGCGGCTGGTCGGCCCCAACTGCCTGGGCGTCATCAATCCTCATCCCGCGGTCAGGCTCAACGCCAGCTTTTCGGCCCGCATGCCCGCCTTCGGCGAGATTTCCTTCATTTCGCAGAGCGGCGCGCTGTGCACGGCGGTGCTCGATTTCGCGGCGGACCGGGATTTCGGGTTCTCCAAGTTCATTTCCATCGGCAACAAGGCCGATGTGGACGAACTGGATCTGCTCCGCTATTTCCACAAGGACAAGGAAACGGAAGTGATCATGATCTACCTCGAGGAGCTGCGGCGCGGCGCCGATTTCATCCAGGAGGTCCGGGAGATGACGTCGGGAGAGCGTCCCACGCCGATCCTGGTGATCAAGTCGGGGCGCACGTCGGCGGGAGCCGCGGCCGCGGCCTCGCACACCGGGTCGCTGGCGGGATCGGAAGGGATCTACGAGGCCATCTTCCAGCAATCGGGGATCATTCGCGCCGAGTCCATCGAGGAGCTGTTCAATTTCGCCGAGGCGTTTTCCGGGAGGAAAATTCCCAACGGCAAGCGGGTCGCCATCATCACCAACGCGGGTGGTCCGGGGATCGTGGCCACCGACATGACCGTCACGTCCGGCCTCAAGCTCGCCCGGCTGTCGGAGGAGACCATCGAGACCCTGGCCAGCCATCTGCCTGCCACCGCCAATGTGCACAACCCGGTGGACGTCATCGGGGACGCTTCCCAGGACCGGTATGAAAACGCACTGGGGGCGGTTATCCGGGATGCGAACGTGGACGGGGCGCTGGTGATCCTGACCCCTCAATCCATGACCAATGCACTGGGGACGGCCGAAGCCATCGTGAAAATCGCCAAGCGGTCTCAAAAGCCTATTCTGTGCTGTTTCATGGGAATCATCGACGTGTCGGCGGGGGTCAAGCACCTCCAGGAGAACGGCATTCCCGTGTTTCGCTTCCCGGAACACGCCGCCCAGGCGTTCGCGGCCCTGTACAGATACTCCAAGTGGACCGGCCGACAACACCTGGCCCAGTTCGCCTTCCAGCACGACGTCGAACGCGCCGCGGAAATCATTCGCACGAACCTATCCCGGGGAAGAACGTACCTCGCGGATGCGGACGGCAATGAGATCCTGCGCTGTTACGGATTCCCCACCCTGCCGACATTCACGGCGAAGAGCCGTGAGGAGGCGCTCGATTATGCCGAAAGCATGGGCGGGCCGGTGGCCATGAAGATCATATCTCCCCAGATCGTTCACAAGACGGATGCCGGCGGCGTCATGATCGGCGTCAAGGGCCGTGAAGCCGTGATAAAGGCTTACGACACGATCATCGAAAACGCGACCGGGTTCGATCCGAATGCCGTGATCGAAGGGGTGCTGGTGCAGCGGATGGCGGAAAAGGGAGAAGAGGTTATTCTGGGCATGAGCCGTTTCCCGGGCTATGGACCGCTGCTCATGTTCGGCCTGGGCGGGGTGCTCGTGGAAGTGTTCAAGGACGTCGCGTTCCGGCTCGCCCCCATCGGGCGCAATGAAGCGCGGCGCCTGGTGAAAGGCATCAAGGGACGCGTCATCCTGAAGGGATACCGGGGGAGACCGCCTTGCGATACCGGTTCCATCGAGCGGTGTCTCGTGAGTCTGTCAGACCTGTCCATGAACCATCCTGAAATCAAGGAGATGGACATCAATCCGTTTATTGTCTACGAAAAGGGCAAGGGAGCGGTGGCGGCGGATTGCCGGATCATCCTCGAACCGCCCGCCGCCGAAAAGGCAGCCCGTTAG
- a CDS encoding secondary thiamine-phosphate synthase enzyme YjbQ, with protein MIATVTVKTPAHSAMVDITPSVSAKVRESGVQEGCCIVYVPHTTAGITINEGADPDVVVDILAALDKLVPWKGAWRHSEGNSAAHVKTALMGGSVHVIIEGGQLVLGTWERIFFCEFDGPRTRKVHIKIMDG; from the coding sequence ATGATTGCCACGGTTACGGTCAAAACGCCCGCGCACAGCGCAATGGTGGACATCACCCCGTCGGTTTCGGCGAAAGTGCGTGAAAGCGGCGTACAGGAAGGCTGCTGCATCGTCTATGTGCCGCACACCACGGCGGGAATCACCATCAACGAGGGCGCGGACCCGGATGTGGTCGTGGATATCCTGGCCGCGTTGGACAAACTCGTCCCCTGGAAGGGCGCCTGGCGGCATTCCGAAGGCAATTCGGCGGCTCACGTCAAGACGGCTCTCATGGGCGGCAGCGTCCACGTCATCATCGAAGGGGGGCAATTGGTGCTGGGGACTTGGGAACGCATCTTCTTCTGTGAATTTGACGGTCCGAGGACCCGCAAAGTTCACATCAAGATCATGGACGGTTGA
- a CDS encoding (Fe-S)-binding protein, producing MEPLLLTKREKRKLASQYADLCLTCGTCAGGCPVTGVDGLDVRKCVRLALLGLDQEVIDSRFPWVCTLCGRCEHACPMGIDLLALLRSARGMRAREKVPGVLHKGVEMCLKTGNNVGIPKEDFLFLLQDLGEELAEELPGFEVPVDKKGAKYMFTVNSKEPFAEPEDMMYWWRILYAANESWTTTSENWEGVNWGLFTGDDNAMKEIVGRIVKNYKELGCEYLVLPEUGHAYYATRLGLQKWYANEGVKFLSIFDLLKQYVEEGRIKLDKSIHHHLTTYHDPCNYGRKSERMFGHGYYEEGRWVTQQCCEDYVEMYPNRANNFCCGAGGGAWAAPYVEERIFYGRVKAKQIKDTGAKLLIAPCHNCRDQIMKSLRKEYDFMDVEVKYLWELVADSLITEPREEEAEEE from the coding sequence ATGGAGCCTTTGTTGTTGACGAAACGCGAAAAGCGCAAGCTGGCCAGCCAGTACGCCGACTTGTGCCTGACCTGCGGCACGTGCGCCGGAGGTTGCCCGGTCACCGGAGTGGACGGGCTGGATGTCCGGAAATGCGTGCGCCTGGCCCTCCTGGGACTGGACCAGGAAGTGATCGATTCCCGGTTCCCCTGGGTATGCACGCTGTGCGGTCGATGCGAGCATGCCTGCCCGATGGGGATCGACCTGCTGGCCTTGTTGCGGTCGGCCCGCGGCATGAGGGCAAGGGAAAAGGTGCCCGGCGTGCTCCACAAGGGCGTCGAGATGTGCCTCAAGACGGGCAACAATGTGGGTATCCCCAAGGAGGACTTCCTCTTCCTGCTGCAGGACCTGGGCGAAGAGCTTGCCGAGGAGCTTCCCGGCTTCGAGGTTCCCGTCGACAAGAAGGGCGCCAAGTACATGTTCACGGTCAACTCCAAGGAACCTTTCGCCGAGCCCGAAGACATGATGTACTGGTGGCGCATCCTGTACGCCGCCAACGAGTCCTGGACGACGACCTCCGAGAACTGGGAAGGCGTCAACTGGGGTCTGTTCACCGGCGATGACAACGCGATGAAGGAAATTGTCGGGAGGATCGTCAAAAACTACAAGGAACTGGGGTGCGAGTATCTCGTCTTGCCCGAATGAGGGCACGCATATTATGCGACCAGGCTTGGTCTGCAAAAATGGTATGCGAATGAAGGCGTGAAGTTCCTCAGCATCTTCGATCTGCTCAAGCAGTACGTGGAGGAAGGTCGAATCAAGCTGGACAAATCGATCCACCATCACCTGACCACCTACCACGACCCCTGCAATTACGGCCGCAAGAGCGAGCGTATGTTCGGGCACGGTTACTACGAAGAGGGGCGCTGGGTGACTCAGCAGTGTTGCGAGGATTATGTGGAGATGTACCCGAACCGGGCCAACAACTTCTGTTGCGGAGCCGGCGGCGGGGCATGGGCTGCTCCCTACGTCGAGGAAAGAATCTTTTATGGCCGGGTGAAAGCCAAGCAGATCAAGGACACGGGCGCCAAGCTCCTGATCGCCCCCTGCCATAACTGCCGTGACCAGATCATGAAAAGCCTCCGCAAGGAGTACGACTTCATGGATGTCGAGGTCAAGTACTTGTGGGAACTGGTTGCGGATTCCTTGATCACGGAACCCAGGGAAGAGGAAGCGGAAGAAGAGTAG
- a CDS encoding FAD/NAD(P)-binding protein — translation MNNPYLPYPVRIESIVTETEDRNLKTFKLVFLNPEDEARFSYMPGQFAELSVAGLGEIPIGIASSPTEKGFIKFTVNKVGKVTSYLHNMNAGDIMGVRGPMGNWYPWDILQGKNVVIIGGGFAFTTLRSSIVYMLDPANRPRFGEINVVYGARFPGLLLYKDELAAWERRDDIKMHITVDGTDDPNWKYNVGFVPAVTKQKAPSAENAYAIICGPPIMIKFTLPVLTELGFPPDRIISSLEMRMKCGIGICGRCNLGTEYVCKDGPVFTLEKLSQLPNEY, via the coding sequence GTGAACAACCCTTACTTGCCCTACCCGGTCCGAATCGAATCCATTGTGACGGAGACGGAAGATCGAAATCTGAAGACGTTCAAGCTGGTTTTCCTGAACCCCGAGGACGAAGCCAGGTTCAGCTACATGCCCGGCCAGTTTGCGGAGCTCTCAGTCGCCGGGCTCGGTGAGATTCCCATCGGAATCGCTTCTTCTCCCACCGAGAAAGGCTTCATCAAGTTTACAGTGAACAAGGTCGGAAAGGTGACCAGCTACCTTCACAACATGAACGCGGGCGACATCATGGGCGTTCGCGGGCCCATGGGAAACTGGTATCCCTGGGACATCCTCCAGGGGAAGAACGTGGTGATCATCGGAGGCGGCTTTGCGTTCACCACGCTCCGGTCTTCCATCGTCTACATGCTGGACCCCGCCAACAGGCCCCGGTTCGGCGAGATCAACGTGGTTTACGGTGCGCGCTTTCCGGGACTCCTGCTCTACAAGGATGAGCTTGCGGCCTGGGAACGGCGCGACGATATCAAGATGCACATCACCGTGGACGGGACCGACGATCCCAACTGGAAATACAACGTCGGTTTCGTTCCGGCGGTGACCAAACAGAAAGCTCCGAGTGCCGAGAATGCCTACGCCATCATCTGCGGACCTCCGATCATGATCAAGTTCACGCTGCCGGTCCTCACCGAGTTGGGCTTCCCCCCCGATCGCATCATCTCCAGCCTGGAGATGCGGATGAAATGCGGGATAGGCATTTGCGGCCGATGCAATCTCGGCACCGAGTACGTGTGTAAGGATGGGCCGGTTTTTACCCTGGAGAAATTGTCCCAACTTCCCAACGAATACTGA
- a CDS encoding 4Fe-4S dicluster domain-containing protein, producing MSGAYISKNKLPGAITGLLGRYKVFGPVRRGRYHEFAEIRNAEDVDLAYRNTRLSPKGLFHPQGERMFQFSLAAGDPDKGILKEAPKDFSPRVILGIRPCDAKAFHLDDANFDTAAIKDPWWVKRREATTLIGLACNHPCSTCFCTSVGTGPFDASGLDAMLVDTGDGYVVEVLTEKGKAAVEAVSEWETAPTGSAEAIAALKKSAEESIGKQFDIKAVIDQDMLELFNGAFWEEVQFACINCGTCTFLCPTCWCFDIQDEVCGEQGDRLRMWDSCMFPLFTFHGSGHNPRSQKVQRVRQRFMHKLKYYPDKYHQGVACVGCGRCVSACPVNIDIRQVARLMSAGCVCPA from the coding sequence ATGTCGGGAGCTTATATTTCCAAGAACAAACTTCCCGGAGCGATAACAGGGCTCCTGGGCCGATACAAGGTCTTCGGACCGGTCCGCCGGGGCCGCTATCACGAGTTCGCCGAGATCCGGAACGCCGAGGACGTGGACTTGGCGTACAGGAACACGCGCCTGTCGCCGAAGGGATTGTTCCATCCGCAGGGCGAGCGGATGTTCCAGTTTTCGTTGGCGGCCGGCGACCCCGATAAAGGGATCCTCAAAGAGGCCCCCAAGGATTTCTCCCCCAGGGTGATACTCGGAATCCGGCCCTGCGACGCCAAGGCGTTTCACCTGGATGACGCCAACTTCGATACGGCCGCCATCAAGGATCCGTGGTGGGTGAAAAGACGCGAAGCCACGACGCTGATCGGGCTCGCCTGCAACCATCCGTGCAGCACGTGCTTTTGCACTTCCGTGGGAACCGGGCCGTTCGACGCTTCCGGCCTGGACGCGATGCTGGTGGATACGGGCGACGGCTACGTCGTCGAGGTTCTCACCGAGAAAGGCAAGGCCGCCGTGGAAGCCGTTTCCGAATGGGAAACCGCGCCGACCGGAAGCGCTGAAGCGATCGCCGCTCTGAAGAAATCCGCCGAGGAAAGCATCGGAAAGCAGTTCGACATCAAGGCGGTCATTGACCAGGATATGCTCGAGCTTTTCAACGGCGCCTTCTGGGAAGAGGTCCAGTTTGCCTGCATCAACTGCGGGACGTGCACCTTTCTTTGTCCCACCTGCTGGTGCTTCGACATCCAGGACGAAGTGTGCGGAGAGCAGGGCGATCGTTTGAGGATGTGGGATTCCTGCATGTTCCCCCTGTTCACCTTTCACGGTTCCGGCCACAATCCCAGGAGCCAGAAGGTTCAGCGGGTGCGGCAGCGGTTCATGCACAAGCTCAAGTACTATCCGGACAAGTATCACCAGGGCGTCGCCTGCGTTGGTTGCGGCCGTTGCGTGAGCGCCTGCCCGGTCAACATCGATATTCGACAGGTTGCCCGGTTGATGTCGGCCGGTTGTGTGTGCCCGGCATAA
- a CDS encoding 4Fe-4S dicluster domain-containing protein codes for MQAYTEKIREAAKRLLSEQRVDVVIGFRKGTVPFMNEPFLAKSPDQADQLYWDGNCGINLANYLPKRTDRIAIVAKGCDTRSIVVQLLEYQIRREQLYILGAPCHGMIDRRRIADELNGREPSLVEESDSGIRITGRDLDLTLERGSFLQENCAICIHRNPVIYDELLGEPVAEQQNVDRYEDVKAVEAMGAQERWEYFEDLIAPCIRCYACRNACPACYCPTCFVDEARPQWVGKSTDPTDTRTFHFLRAYHLAGRCTDCGACERACPVGIKVRQFTKKLEKDVKELYGYEVGLSLDERPSLDTYRPGDPESFIK; via the coding sequence ATGCAAGCATATACCGAAAAGATCCGAGAAGCTGCAAAGCGCCTTCTGTCCGAACAGCGTGTGGATGTCGTGATCGGCTTTCGCAAGGGAACCGTTCCGTTCATGAACGAACCCTTCCTGGCAAAAAGTCCCGACCAGGCCGATCAACTCTACTGGGACGGCAATTGCGGCATAAACCTGGCCAACTACCTGCCCAAGAGAACCGATCGGATTGCCATCGTCGCCAAGGGTTGTGATACCCGCAGCATCGTGGTTCAGCTGCTGGAGTACCAGATCCGGCGCGAGCAGCTCTACATCCTGGGCGCCCCCTGTCACGGGATGATCGACAGGCGCCGCATCGCGGACGAGCTCAACGGGAGGGAACCCAGCCTGGTCGAGGAATCGGATTCCGGCATCCGCATCACCGGGCGGGACCTGGACTTGACGCTCGAACGCGGCTCCTTTCTGCAGGAAAATTGCGCCATATGCATCCACCGGAACCCGGTCATCTACGACGAGCTGTTGGGAGAGCCGGTGGCCGAACAACAAAATGTCGACCGCTATGAGGACGTGAAGGCGGTCGAGGCGATGGGGGCCCAGGAACGCTGGGAGTACTTCGAAGACCTGATTGCCCCCTGCATTCGCTGCTATGCCTGCAGGAATGCCTGCCCGGCATGCTACTGCCCTACCTGCTTCGTCGATGAAGCCAGGCCCCAGTGGGTGGGCAAGAGTACCGACCCGACGGATACCCGGACCTTTCACTTTCTCAGAGCCTACCATCTCGCCGGCCGTTGCACGGATTGCGGCGCGTGCGAGCGGGCCTGCCCCGTCGGGATCAAAGTTCGCCAGTTCACCAAGAAGCTGGAGAAAGACGTCAAGGAACTCTACGGCTACGAGGTCGGATTGAGCCTGGATGAACGGCCTTCGCTGGACACGTACCGGCCGGGTGATCCCGAGTCGTTCATAAAATGA
- a CDS encoding hydrogenase iron-sulfur subunit: MSDWEPKIVAFLCNWCSYGAADLAGVSRMQYPPDFRIIRVPCSGRINPKFILSALRNGADGVWVSGCHPGDCHYIEGNLYARRKFALLKQLLEHTGIEPARLHFSWISSAEATKFADVARKVVADVRALGPARHFIKKQAEVA; this comes from the coding sequence ATGTCCGATTGGGAACCGAAAATTGTCGCTTTCCTCTGCAACTGGTGTTCTTACGGGGCGGCGGATCTGGCCGGCGTCAGCCGGATGCAGTACCCCCCCGATTTCCGGATCATTCGCGTGCCCTGTTCCGGTCGAATCAATCCCAAGTTCATCCTCTCGGCGCTCAGGAACGGGGCTGACGGAGTCTGGGTTTCCGGGTGTCATCCGGGAGACTGCCATTACATCGAGGGAAACCTCTACGCCAGGCGAAAATTCGCGCTGCTGAAGCAACTGTTGGAACACACCGGAATCGAGCCCGCGAGACTGCATTTCTCATGGATTTCATCGGCTGAAGCGACCAAGTTCGCCGACGTGGCGCGGAAGGTGGTCGCGGATGTGAGAGCGTTGGGCCCGGCCAGGCACTTTATCAAAAAGCAAGCTGAGGTGGCATAA